One genomic region from Populus nigra chromosome 8, ddPopNigr1.1, whole genome shotgun sequence encodes:
- the LOC133700333 gene encoding probable E3 ubiquitin-protein ligase RHB1A, whose translation MGGCCCGSANGAADQFNNAPPFYYYPRTSEEHVSLSSHQAPGSVLQSTGLLVDTNLDTSVPDAYRPPPAPIPFDAAVGRPQTPGRLREVRGDKNHGALQTTTSASGQENTALNTREPLAKCEDAKDLDCKVQINPEPGSAKELEIELSKLVEPLVSATEEEEEEEEEEDCPICLEEYDLENPKLTTKCEHHYHLSCILEWMERSESCPVCDKEMIFDPPID comes from the exons ATGGGAGGTTGTTGCTGTGGTTCCGCTAATGGAGCTGCTGATCAATTTAATAACGCCCCGCCTTTTTATTAT TACCCCAGAACATCAGAAGAGCATGTCTCATTGTCATCACACCAAGCACCGGGGTCTGTCCTCCAATCCACCGGGCTCTTGGTTGATACAAACCTGGACACGTCAGTGCCTGATGCCTATAGACCACCTCCTGCACCTATCCCATTTGATGCGGCTGTAGGACGTCCTCAAACCCCGGGAAGGTTGAGAGAGGTTCGTGGTGACAAGAACCATGGAGCTTTGCAGACCACAACTTCCGCTTCTGGACAAGAAAACACTGCCTTGAATACTCGGGAACCTTTGGCTAAGTGTGAAGATGCGAAGGACTTAGACTGCAAAGTGCAAATCAATCCAGAACCTGGTTCGGCGAAGGAGTTAGAAATTGAGCTTTCAAAGCTAGTTGAGCCTCTTGTTTCAGCaacagaggaggaggaggaggaggaggaggaggaggattgtCCTATCTGTCTGGAAG AGTATGATTTAGAGAATCCAAAACTTACCACAAAATGCGAGCATCACTATCATCTTTCGTGCATTCTTGAATGGATGGAAAGAAGTGAAAGTTGTCCTGTTTGCGACAAG GAAATGATAT